Proteins from a genomic interval of Uloborus diversus isolate 005 chromosome 4, Udiv.v.3.1, whole genome shotgun sequence:
- the LOC129220689 gene encoding EF-hand domain-containing family member B-like, translating into MSGLAPALDLNGTNKITVLDLQKMCQKFGISVPQHMYEKLLEECDIIDKDGAISYDEFVHCLNWKDLLKENAKLKKSRYANDWRENCINCNSKNSLEDFRTTYSAIGDHSHKEFKKTAGLPNRRFECGDVKNGAEVIQPNVFAKYGVYDDDLNMPRMKQEVQILFYRSGINVDSEMFEMVWKGVNKNGKASILSVWNEMKKLCLI; encoded by the exons ATGTCTGGATTAGCCCCTGCTCTTGATCTG AATGGCACCAACAAAATAACAGTTTTAGACTTGCAGAAGATGTGCCAAAAGTTTGGGATTTCTGTACCACAGCACATGTATGAAAAATTGCTCGAGGAATGTGATATTATTGATAAAGATGGAGCAATAAGCTATGATGAGTTTGTTCATTGTTTGAACTGGAAAGATTTGCTCAAAGAAAATGCTAAATTGAAAA AATCAAGGTATGCAAATGATTGGAGAGAAAACTGCATCAATTGCAACAGCAAAAACTCACTTGAAGATTTCAGAACAACATATTCAGCAATTGGAGATCACAGTCATAAAG AGTTTAAAAAGACAGCAGGACTCCCTAATCGTAGATTTGAATGTGGAGATGTTAAAAATGGTGCTGAAGTTATACAACCAAATGTATTTGCTAAGTATGGTGTATATGATGATGACCTTAATATGCCCCGAATGAAGCAAGAG GTGCAAATATTATTCTATAGAAGTGGAATAAATGTTGACTCTGAAATGTTTGAAATGGTATGGAAAGGTGTGAACAAGAATGGTAAAGCAAGTATTTTATCAGTATGGAATGAAATGAAGAAATTgtgtttaatttga